Proteins encoded by one window of Pseudomonas sp. PSKL.D1:
- a CDS encoding AdeC/AdeK/OprM family multidrug efflux complex outer membrane factor encodes MTKSLLSLAVTAFILGGCSLIPDYQTPESPVAAQWPQGPAYSPAQAADVAAAEQGWRQFFHDPALQQLIQTSLENNRDLRVAALNIDAYRAQYRIQRADLFPAVSATGSGSRQRVPANMSTSGEAGITSQYSATLGVSAYELDLFGRVRSLTEQALETYLSSEQARRSTQIALVASVANAYYTWQADQALFKLTEDTLKTYEESYNLTRRSNEVGVASALDVSQARTAVEGARVKYSQYQRLVAQDANSLAVLLGTGIPANLPQALKLDADQLAEVPAGLPSDVLQRRPDIQEAEHLLKAANANIGAARAAFFPSISLTANAGSLSPDMGHLFAGGQGTWLFQPQINLPIFNAGSLKASLDYSKIQKDINVAKYEKTIQTAFQEVSDGLTARKTFEEQLQAQRDLVQANQDYYRLAERRYRIGIDSNLTFLDAQRNLFSAQQSLITDRLSQLTSEVNLYKALGGGWYEQTGQANQQTAKR; translated from the coding sequence ATGACCAAGTCTTTGTTGTCCCTGGCGGTAACCGCTTTCATTCTTGGCGGCTGCTCGCTGATCCCTGATTACCAGACCCCGGAATCGCCGGTGGCAGCGCAGTGGCCGCAAGGCCCTGCGTACTCGCCGGCCCAGGCGGCCGACGTGGCAGCCGCAGAACAGGGCTGGCGCCAGTTCTTCCATGACCCGGCGCTGCAGCAATTGATCCAGACTTCGCTGGAAAACAACCGCGACCTGCGCGTGGCGGCGTTGAACATCGACGCCTACCGCGCCCAGTACCGTATCCAGCGGGCAGACCTGTTCCCGGCGGTTTCGGCCACTGGCAGCGGCAGCCGCCAGCGGGTGCCAGCAAACATGTCGACCAGCGGCGAAGCCGGCATCACCAGCCAGTATTCTGCCACCCTGGGCGTCAGCGCTTACGAGCTGGACCTGTTCGGCCGGGTACGCAGCCTGACCGAACAGGCCCTGGAAACCTACCTGTCCAGCGAGCAGGCGCGCCGCTCCACGCAGATCGCCCTGGTGGCCAGCGTGGCCAACGCCTACTACACGTGGCAGGCCGACCAGGCGCTGTTCAAGCTGACCGAAGACACACTGAAAACCTACGAGGAAAGCTACAACCTCACCCGCCGCAGCAATGAGGTGGGGGTGGCTTCGGCACTCGACGTCAGCCAGGCGCGCACCGCCGTGGAAGGCGCGCGGGTCAAGTACTCGCAGTACCAGCGCCTGGTCGCCCAGGACGCCAATAGCCTGGCTGTACTGCTCGGCACCGGCATCCCGGCCAACCTGCCACAAGCGCTGAAGCTCGATGCCGACCAGTTGGCGGAAGTGCCAGCCGGCCTGCCATCGGACGTGCTCCAGCGCCGCCCGGACATCCAGGAAGCCGAACACCTGCTCAAGGCCGCCAACGCCAACATCGGCGCGGCCCGCGCAGCGTTCTTCCCGAGCATCAGCCTGACCGCCAATGCCGGTAGCCTGAGCCCCGACATGGGCCACCTGTTCGCAGGCGGCCAGGGCACCTGGCTGTTCCAGCCGCAGATCAACCTGCCGATCTTCAATGCAGGCAGCCTGAAGGCCAGCCTGGACTACTCGAAGATCCAGAAGGACATCAACGTCGCCAAGTACGAAAAAACCATCCAGACCGCCTTCCAGGAAGTCTCCGATGGCCTGACGGCGCGCAAAACCTTCGAAGAGCAGCTGCAGGCGCAACGCGACCTGGTGCAGGCGAACCAGGACTACTACCGCCTGGCCGAACGCCGCTACCGCATCGGCATCGACAGCAACCTGACCTTCCTTGATGCCCAACGCAACCTGTTCAGCGCCCAGCAGTCGCTGATCACCGACCGCCTTTCGCAGCTGACCAGCGAGGTCAACCTGTACAAGGCACTCGGCGGTGGCTGGTACGAGCAAACCGGGCAGGCCAATCAGCAAACCGCCAAACGCTGA